From the Scomber japonicus isolate fScoJap1 chromosome 8, fScoJap1.pri, whole genome shotgun sequence genome, the window GTGGGCTGTTTTCTTAAtaaactttttacttttctttatgaaataaatatgaagACATGGAACCAGTTGGATTTTGGTGTCGCCTTTTTGTCTATGTACAATTAAACCACCTGTGGTCATCATGAGGCATGGTCTGATCATGCACAGCAttgaaacaaacagaacaaaaaaatcatgttaCTATAGGCTCATGATAGTTTCCTGATGTAATGCATTTTCACCACTGTGCCTATACAGCATTTACAGTGCTATAGTATGAAATGTCGTATCTCATGTATGAGCTTTGCTAAAAACATATGATGCTGTTGATGACATTTGAACATTAAGGTTTCATAACATACATGTCCAGTGCAAAGACAAGCCACATTTTACTGTACTTTACTGAAACAGGTTCAATGTTCTTTTGGTTAGTCCTAGAGCCAGCTAACGTTGGCTTATATTGCTAAGCTTGTTGGTCTTTGCCTAGCATTGAAGTGATTAGTTAATGAATCAATCTGCCAATCAACAGAAGAATGAATAAGAAACTATTTAGATaatcaattattcattcattcattcattcattcattaaagtaTGTTTTAACAAAAACACTCCAGAGGTTCAGTGGTTCCAACTTGTCAAATGTGAATAGTTGGTGGTCTCTAAAAAAGTAAGTGAACTACATTTGGGTTTTTAACTGTTGTTTGAACAACTAAATTGATGACATCACTTTAGGCTCTTGGAAATTGtgtacagctttttttttaactattcacaaacaaataattgattaaataataataatcatgacaATAATCATCATATTAATAGATGATCAAAGTTATCATTAAATGCAGCCTACTGGGCATTATTAGGTGAACATTACTAGTAACAGCAGTGTGGTGATTTGAACGATTTCCAGATTAGAGGCATACCATGAAGAAAGGTACTAAGAGGCTCCTGTGACTTTCACATTTGatgcagtgttgccaactcctcagtaaggaaagtagctattggctgtcctaaaagtcgctagaagtcgctaaatgacgtcatcgcctaatttgcataattaccatttgcatgttattgtaatggacgctgtaggagagagggataacgtcttgggagagacaaaaaactagttaaaaaaccctaaatatgttaaaaactacaaatgagctttcttatgttgattcttggtttgtttgtttttaaaatgtaaataaattttgttctgtattgttaaatgttagaatatcaaattgaatcaaaagactgttatgcagggtggatgcggAGTGGtatgggtctcctctctgctctgactgcagctgtgtgaggctactgtgaacctgaccgcctgtgagtgctttgggataggggaggggctcacggcagcacccactactcaTTGACGACAGTAACGATACATGctttcacttcagagtctccaataacaccagaaaaagtcgctagatttgtcgctagtcgcttttgaggaaaaaagtcgctatgagggtttggaaagtcgccagatttagcgagaaagtcgccaagttggcaacactgattTGATGCTATCTGGCTAACAGGAGCTAGCATGCTAGCTGACAGTTGCTGAGCAAGGAGGCTGCGGGGCTGTGGAGTGGAATGTGATTGGCTGAAAATGCGAAGGGGCGGAGACTGGAGACAACAACACTGCCATGAGCTTACTATTACTAAACTTTGAAAGATaccactaaaaataaaaatatacatttgaaaaaaggGGCATGTatgagagggtttttttttcagttgtacTAATAAGATAACTTCTTTGTGTCACCTATTATTTATTTACGACATGCTATTTCCATTACAGGTCATTTACAGCCCAAAATCTCCGCCTGACTAATGTCGCTGACTGGCGTCTTCAGTCCTGCCACCCCTCCTCAGCCTGTCAAATCTGTCACCTCCTCTGTCTTTATTGCTCTGTTTCTCTCACCTTGCACTGCCATAAATCACCCATCAATGCACCCTGGACGGCTTAATGTGCCAAAAATATCTGTTAGAATTTAATTAAAGTGTAGGCTTCTTTGACTTCAGGTTATTCTAAGCATATTGAAGGCCCTGACATTTCCTCTTGTTTCAGGTGTTGAGCTTGAATACACACTATCCAAAGTTGTATCTAGAAGCAGAATAACATGTCAGCCTACTCtataattattactattattattagcctGGTATTTCATTTTTAGTGGTAGTAGCACTCATAATCACCATCATCGGGGAGTAATTCATTatgataatattttttttgacaattgagtcatttttttgtcttatcagctgaaaaagtgataattaaaaaaaaacaacaacaactctcAAGCCAGCACTGCCCACGTGATTTGTCATTAAGAGTTTCGATGTTTATGGGACATCTAGCACCCATGTAGAAACACGCCCAGTTAGATCAGCCACTGTTTGCGGGTTATTAACCCATTAAAATCGTTAAATGAGCTCTCAGTCAAGGGCGAATTATGAATCGTAACGGGTTTATTTATAATGGCTCTGTATTATTTCCCAGTCAGGTGTTGAGGGGCTCTAGGTTTCAGTCATATTGCAGGATGAATGTGGGCGATATCTAATTAGTAGGGATTATCCTCACCTACACCTCTCCACTATTGTGTGGAGGACCTCAGCCAGGCCTCCGCCCATTGTCCGCCGCGCTGAgtgaattgttgttttaaggGATTTTGAGTGGCTTATTGGGGATTTGACAAGTGTAAgcaatttcatttaaaaactgtaacGTTAATCATTAACTTGGGAACTTCTCTCGCATCAAATCACACTGGGAGTATGAAATGACAGAAACTGCCATGACGACTGTTGATGGAAGTGATTATTTAGACTAAATCAAGGAGGATAATCAatagaaataaatgtgaatGGGCAATGTAGCATACTGAATAATCCCAGATTTCTAAAACCAATAATCAGGATCAATATGTTTAAGTTTGGTGAGGTATATGTCCATCTATGTGTGGCAATATCCCAGCTAATATTTTAAAGCTTTAGACATTAAAGCTCTCATTTATGTATGCTCTTGTAAATTCCAGACTGTTTTCACACCAAGTTGTTTCCCAGGGAAACATCTATTATCCTATTATCACGACGATGCCAATGTCGCCGATGTGTGAGGCAGTATTTACATGACTATATACCGTCAGCTTCTAAAAGACTTTATGGCTTTGTAGTCACTGTGAGGCGCTAGTGCCATTTCCCAAACGTTCCCAAGTACACACTACGCTACACGACGATATCCACTACTGTATTTCTGTAactgaaatgtattaataatgacaaaactATTGAATTACTTATGGAATAAAGCACCTGAATAGAAGAGCAGACAACCCCTCTACAAATCCACATAAATCACTATTATATTCCTGTATCATACAAGAAGGTTATAGTGTGTTAAATGATGTACCCTGGATGTTTCCTGGCACAATTTTCCATATTTTGTAACATTAATATATCCTATAATATtctaaactttatttatattatatcataattatgtttttaatctgttatTAATACTACTGCAGACCCTGTGTTCATAAGGaataaaacactgatttattCTGTAGATATGCCTCACAGAAAAGTGTATAAGGATTCAAGCCTGGGAACGACAGGTGAATGAATTGGGGGCTGTTTAACTGTCTGCGTCAGTTCTTTGAAGTGCACTTATGCAACAACGGCTCCTATTTGTCTATAGGACACGGCGATCAGTGTCGTCGTTGATGCGTTTTCACAGTGAAACGCTACCTGCGGGACAAATCTGTCAATCAAAGGGGTAAGACGATATAAATATCATCTGCGTTGAGTCTGTGCTACAACTTCAGTTGCCTTCTTCTCTCTTGGCATTCACATCTGGGATATAAGCAAACAGGCCTCCGTTTGGAACTCAGCTGCTATGGGACCACTAAATCTCCTCACAGCAATGGTTTTATCCATAAGCTGTCATTTCCAGTCTGCATCGGCTTGGTATGTCGCTTACTTTTGGAGGAATTCgttaaaaaaatgcaatgcGGCGTaatctgtgtctgctggttgtTTAGTGATTTTGGATTAACGTGATTCTCCTGTTTTGTTTCTATAGGACGGTGAATAATTTCCTCATGACTGGACCCaaggtaaatacatttttgtcttCGTGTATTGCGCGTAAAACATGTTATGTGGCATCTCTGGTTAATACATTTGTTCTGTAACAATTACATGCCCCTTGCATTTGATTATAAGCGATAGGCCATAACAAAgacccttcctttctctcccaaGGCTTTTCTGACTTATGCCAGCAGTGTTCAAGGGGGCGCACAGAGTGGAATACAAGAGTGTAAACATCAATTCGCTTTGGACAGATGGAACTGCCCAGAAAGCACACTTCAGTTATCCACACTCAACGGCCTTCGAAGTGGTAAGAAAGCGTGTATCCATATTGTACTTTTGCCACAGATACTTGGCATGCATCAGCAAGGGTTCAAGTCCGGAAACTGTCAACTGTGATGAAGCGCAATTGCGCAATAACTGAATCCCTAAGACCAGTAAAGGCACTTCTCTGTTGCTGATCCTGCACTCTGAACTCAATGGAGAACGGACAAAACGAAAGACTGACAATCCTTGCTGAAATCACATTGATAAAACTCAACATTTTCACCATATACACCTCTACAATTACATATGCAGTTTACGCATCTTTTACAAACAGTGTTTGAGTGCGACCTTTGCGTATTCATGTTACCAAATATGATGGCAAActataaaatcatgttttgcTTTCTTTGCTACTTATTTTAGCCACAAGGGAGACATCTTTTGTCCACGCTATCAGCGCCGCCGGAGTGATGTACACGCTCACCAAGAACTGCAGCATGGGAGACTTTGACAACTGTGGCTGTGATGACTCCAGAATTGGACAGACAGGTACATTTATCACTAGTAGGCTAAATCACGCGAGACAGTCATGATACTCTTACAATGTAATaacaaagtgctttttttaaTGTCCAGGTGGCAGAGGATGGATCTGGGGAGGCTGCAGTGATAATGTGGCGTTTGGAGAGAAGATCTCCAAACAGTTTGTGGACGCACTGGAAGATGGGCATGACTCTCGCGCAGCAGTTAATCTGCATAACAACGAGGCAGGCAGACTGGTATGATTTTACTATTATTAAGCCTCTTCAAGTTTTTATATGGTCAAAGCAGACATTAATAAACCATCTGAGGGCACAGGACATAAGACTCACGTAGATTTAAATGAGTTTTTGAAGTCTTAAATAACTCAGCATCTACATATGGGTTCAAACTCAAGAACCCCGATAAAGTTGTGTAGGGTTGAATAATCAACTAAttctctctctcgttcttcTATCAGGCAATCAAAGCTACCATGAGAAAAGCCTGTAAGTGTCACGGGGTGTCCGGGAGCTGCAGCATCCAAACCTGCTGGATGCAGCTTGCTGACTTCAGAGAGGTGGGTAACTACCTGAAGATGAAGCACGAACATGCCAAGAAACTGGAGATGGACAAGAAGCCGGCGAGGGCTGGGAACAGTGCTGACAACCGAGGAGCAATTACGCACGCTTTTAGGAACATCGCCCGGACCGAGCTCATTTACCTGGAGGACTCTCCGGATTACTGCCTCAAGAACCAGAGCGTGGGGTATCAGGGCACAGAGGGGCGGGAGTGTCTAAAGGGTGACAAGAATATGTCCCAGTGGGAGAGAAAGAGCTGCCGCAGGCTGTGCTACGAATGCGGCCTCAGAGTAGTGGAGAAGCGCATCGAGGTTGTCAGCAGCTGCAACTGCAAGTTTCACTGGTGCTGCACagttaaatgtgaaaaatgtaccCAAGTTGTTACAAAGTATTACTGTGCACGTAAAGACAATGGGAGGAAAGCACATAACAAATCCAAGAGGAAGCATCGTGCGCGCCGGCACTGATTGTTTGTTGCATAGACTGTTGCTAATCACCTTTCATTATCAATAATTAGGCtattattattctgtattaCAAGAATGTGATTTGTACGACTTCATCTACCACATCACCTGAAGCCTTTTAATGCACTTCATCCTACTGATTCTGTTTTTAGGACCAAGTTCTCTGCTCAGCTCACCacctcagtgtttgtgtgatttGTCCTGTGTTGTCTGCcaaaatattttatatgtatttttaattgaaaagaaataaactaataaatatttttgtaacATATAAGACCCCGTCTGGTTGGTCGGAGCCAATAGTCTGATTCCGTTATTTGTATATTGGTGCCTTGGTGTTATGCATGCCTTGGGAAGAAAATAAACTACCACCTAATGCCACCCTTTGAAGTGCGCATATAGGCGTTTCCTAAAGTCACCCAATCAGATCTCGGACCTGGGGGGACAAAGCACAACACTTCCATTTGTTCTTCAttcaaataaaagagaaagtAGAAGCTCAGGGGCTCAAAATAAGTGGCTGTCTTCCTTGTTGGCTATCGGTGGCTATATCGAAATGGTGCAATTATTATTCTGGCTTCTACCTCTTCTATATAAAATTACCCCGGGATATGCCTGGTAAGAGATTTTCCTGtatctttaaacacacacacacacacacatatatatatatgtgtgtcttaaGGTAGATTGATTGATCTAATTATTTAATGCTCATCCTGTATCTTCTTCTCAGGGTCGCAAGTAACTTTCTCATGACGGGACCCaaggtaaaaagaaaatactttgtTTCTTGAATTAAATCTCAGACAAGTTGAGGACATCATTTCTGAATGTGATTCAGGTCAAAAAACTGAATGCCATTATTGCCTCTCCTGCAGGCCTATCTCACCTATGCAAGAAGCGTGCAGGTGGGCGCACAGAGCGGGATTGAGGAGTGCAAACATCAGTTTGCTTGGGATAGATGGAACTGCCCAGACAGCGCAGTGCAGCTCAGAGGACTAAGACGAGGTAGGTTATGATTGTAAACATGATTTCCTATCTGCTGTTGTGGATGCGGATCCACACAGCTGAAAGAAACATGATCTTAAGGAACGTTGGTCTATGCGTAAAAATGAGTCTTGTTTCCATGCACCCAAATGAAGCTTTATGGAGATCAGATCAATTCGGAAAGGTTTATAGCAATCAGTGACATATTTATCTAGCAATGTTAGTTAGTCATGCCTAAAGAACCCAactgaaaaatgttgaattgtGAGGCATAATTGCACCTAAATATATCGTATCACTATTTTACAATAAgattattactatcattattataactGGTAactctttcattttcacttacttCTATTTCTGATACATCTTGGCATGACATAAGTAGCCTACTGAAAGTTTTTGCCCTACAATATATTGATTTCCCAAACCTATTAtgtatttcctttcatttacaGCCACCAGAGAGACGTCTTTCGTCCACGCCATCAGTGCAGCAGGGGTCATGTACACTCTGACCAGGAACTGCAGTCTGGGAGACCTCGACGACTGTGGGTGTGATGTCTCAAAGAACGGGAAAATTGGTGAGGCTCACTGCAAAACATATATATTGCTCTGAATGtgcttttataataataatcgaCATTAAACTTATTTTCCATGTATACGGATTTAAATGTAAGCCATTTGAAAGTTAAAGTTGGTCTAATTGTAAGTGATATTTTGTGTGCAGGGGGACGGGGCTGGTTATGGGGTGGCTGCAGTGATAACGTGGATTTCGGGGAGAGGATTTCCAAACAGTACGTGGATGCACAGGAGACCGGTCAGGACTCTAGAGCTGCTGTCAACTTGCACAACAACGAAGCTGGACGTCAAGTAAGAATATTAAAACCGCAGGCATTTTTCATGACATAGCAATTCAAATATTTGGCAGCATTTAACTAGACTATCCCTGCTTCCCAACAGGCTGTAAAAGCAACAATGAAGCGCATCTGCAGATGTCATGGCATGTCTGAGAGCTGCAGCGTCCAAACCTGTTGGACACAACTATCCGATTTCAGAGACATTGGCAACTATTTGAAGATCAAGCATGGCCAAGCCCAAAAAATGGACATCGACAAAAAGCGAATGCGGGCTGGCAACAGCGCGGACAACCGAGGTGCCATCGTGGACGCGTTCGGCAGCATCTCCCGGACAGAGCTGGTCTACCTGGAGGACTCTCCGGACTACTGCAGGAGGAACAGCAGCACGGGGCTGTACGGCACTGAGGGCCGGGAGTGTTTACAGCATGGAGAGGGTTTGACCCAAtgggagaggaggagctgcCGCAGGTTGTGTCATGAGTGCGGCCTGAGGGTGGAGGAAAAGCGCACTGAAGTAGTGAGCAGCTGCAACTGCAAATTCCACTGGTGCTGCAAGGTGAACTGTGAAGACTGCTCCCAGGTTATAGTCAAATATGTGTGCGCCAGGAGGGATGGCGGTGAGGGACACGGCTTTAGAAGGAGATATCGTGGACCAAAATAATAAAGAGTTGACAGAAGTAATGACAGTCTGTGGGATAAGAGCCATATCAGATTCAGCTGAAAATGATAAATGTCTAATGTTTGcacttttgtttcatttttaagtgttaTATGTCTATTTATGAatactgtgtttgtttaattgaaaataaatggtTGAATTGGGCAATTGTATTGAATCtatgtaaaaaattaaaataaaggtgttgtttttttaaatgtcactttttttattgtttttatttgaagaaaaaaaaagtcgcATTATTTTATTCCGGAGAACAGGGCACACATAAAATTGCCGCCATTAGAATAAGAATAGACTGAATACACTTAACAGAGGATTACATGGATAACATGATGCAGTTCACACCTAGCCAAGGCGTTGATCCCGTATTACTTTGATGTCAACGTGCATTGATATGATTCAAAGAGCAGCGAGTCTTTGAAAGACAAATTAGGGGAAGTGTTTCTACCACTACAAGTCAGGTATCTGGCCTGATAATCTGGGACACCGTTGACTATCCAAGTCTTTGTCACATCCCACAGGCAATGCAAATGTTTCACAATACATCAAAGCATATGTGGGGAAACGCGTTGACAGACAGAATTTCTCCTCAAAATGAGTCTCATTGGGGTGAAGTTATTACAGCCAGTGAAGAGAGAGTTATAAATAAGTGTGACACACATTCCACCTTGAAAGCAAGTTAATTTCTAATCTTATAATTTGCAAGTAATTAGGTCTAAAAGAGGCCCCAATCCCCACCCACCCTATCTGTGTCTAAGGAGCCATTCATCTagtctccttctttcctctaccCCCTGTATCTCCAAAAATCTTCCTCTCAGCTGGATGTGTCATAAATCTGCCACTGCCTCAATTAAATGAGTGATGGCATGGATATTACCTTCATCAGGGGGTATGTGCCTGGGGGGGGGGAGACGGGGGTGGGAGTCTAACAGAAAAGAAGGCAGGTCACAAGGCTGTTTTACTGTCTTTACAGAGCAGTTACTAGATAAGAGCAGTGTGGATTATCATTATGTGAGACCATGTATCCCTAAGAACTGTGGTTATGTGAGAGATTCCACAAATTTGAGCATATCAGATGATTGATATTATCAGCTGATGGGCAATGATTAAGAAAGAAATCAGCTTTGGAGACTTCTTACTGAAGGGAAGGGTCattcaaacttttgactggtatcAAAAGGTAAATGTAGATTTTCCGGACAAAATGGGGTTCTCAATGGAGCTCAGGCAGAAAAGTAACAAAAGCCACGAAACTATACAACTACACCCTGAGTAAAAAAGGAATCTCGACTGTAGGAAGAACAAGTAAATAGTCTCACACACCAAAACACTCCCTCCGAACATTCCCATTTGTCTGTTTGCTTCTGGGGATATCCTGTATTTCCCATGCTGTCCTGCTGTGTGTTAATGAAGGTTTCTCCCCACTGGAGGCCTTTACTGATCCCCCCCCTTATCTCTGATCTCCACTGGGTAGATTACTGGTTCCATATTGGTCCCATCTGAGCATAGTCTGAACTGATTCTCACTAGTGCTCCATAAGCGTAATGACCACATGTTCTTCCATTATTGTCTGTTGAAATACCTCTTTTCCCCTAAAAAAGTGTAATTTCGAGATGAGAAGTTGTTTTTTGTggccttttcattttcatgaaaTTGGTATTTtataaacaatgtaaaaatatgttgtttaaaaaaaaccctaacaaCCTAATTTTCTAAATGagtaggaaaaaaatgaaaaaaattgaaCACCTAGCTAAAATTGCTGCATCACTTGCTATATATTTATACTGAATTTTGTCCCTCTACAGTGGCAGTATCATGTCTTTcattggagggggggggggggtctgccACTCAGGACAGCAGAGAAAAATAGCAGAGGGGGTGATCTCCCACGAGGACCCCCCAGGAGGACACCTGTATTCACCCAGACAAGGCCTGGGGGTTTAGGGGGATCTGAGCGTGATTGATCATCCTTTCTCCCCGCTGCCCTCCTCTCTCACCTGGGTGTGAGATACCAAGAGGCCTGACTCAGGACAGGCTGCAGCTGGGATGCAAGATCTGACAAAGACACCAGTTTGCAAACTGCGCTatgaatttgaataaaaaacagaagtaTGACTTACAACAAATATCTCTAAGCAGCAACATTAACCCTTGCATACTCATATTATGACTCATAATTATtatctacaccaattcacattcataaatttgCCATCAGTCATAAATGTCTGATCAATCCTTAATGAAAAgtgtattctgtttttttttttttatggagaaaaaaaatacattcacaaccATTACATTATGGCCCTGGAGAATATTTTATGGATTATGAAGAatacatgtttgaatggtgatttttgaattttcttttaataaacgCAGGTCAAATTTGCACAAAAATTCAgttgcacaaaaattaaaaaatgacgCAACGTGTTTCGATTTTGTATATacagggtcacattaggaatAGTCCACCtagaagaaatgtgtataggttgtttttacagctctcaaatgtaaaacagggtcaaatttgaacctGAACAGTAGGTAAGGGTTAATATGTGTAATgtatatgaataaaacaattCAGAAGTGTGTATCCACGTTTAGGCCTGAGCAACATTCAAGTTAAACAGTATTGAACAGATCTAAAATTAAGGCATCTGTATCTCACAAGATCTTGCTGTTAAGTCACAAATCAGACACATATTAAAAAAGACACTGTTATTAATAAATAGTGACATGCTGTAGTTATGAGACAGGAAATGATCTGCCTCTATGTTTAGATATTCATACTCTGCAGTGTGAGCATACTTTAATATTTCAAGTCTTTATGACCACAGCTTTCTATCTGAGCCTTTTACACAACAGGCACGTGAGAAGATGACATACCACAAGCCTATTTAAGGTACTGAGAAGTATTTCTGAACTATTCATTTTGTAAGGTAGGTAGGTTGAGAAAAGAGATTTCAACACCTTTCTGAATCCGCTGCCAAACAAAAAGTTACTACGTTTTTTCAGTGGCTGTGATGCTAACAGGAGAAAAGCATGAATTTAAATAATGTTCCTACTAAAGTGGAGGTGATGGGATGGAATCCTCAAACTCTGTCTAACTACATGAAGAGGGTGAGTAGCAAAACAGCAGCTTCACACTATAAAACCTGTACTGCTGTCTGGTGTTATTCTTGTCTACAATCTAATACATTTCTTAAGACTAAATCCGGTAAGTTAAACTCTAAGACTAAGCTACTTGATTATTTTCAGACAGCGATGTAATAACtctacacacacagtgaaagtTAACTTACCATCCTATTATCTTCTCAGCTTAAGTTAACAGGCTGTGACAAAGTGGTAATGAGGGAAGCCATAAGTGGAGCACAGTTCCTGGTAAGTGTGCGCAAACCTTTAAAGGAAATGTACTATTCTGAAATACTGACtttctatttgtttgtttgtttcattaccATATGTGTAACTCTACACTATCCAGCGAATGAATGAGTATGACCTCCAAGTGTTCCCCAGCCATCATTTTCtgtaagttcttttttttttcattgacaCCAAAAGCATCAAGAAATGATCAATCAGCCAATATCTCTACATGCATAGTGGTCCATTATGAACATGTATGGGATGTAACTTATACACAGAGCATATCATTTTGCATGAGGCTGCAGCAGGGAGTGATAGTCTTTACCACAATCAACAGTTACAGTGGACTAGTATCTTGGTAATGTTTTGGTCTTGACTTTTGCAGAACAATCACTATGATCCAAAGTGAAGTCTGTAAAGGTGAGAAGAAGAGGAGTCATGGCAACAGGTAAGAAAACAGATTTCACTCTGTAACTCCTACCATTTAATGTGTgactgtaaatttaaaaaaaagtacaatattcatatttactttTTGTACAGATCAAATGCACAAAAGTATCCAACACAAGGTAAAAAAATACTTGGGTACAACTATGCTGATTTCAAAGTATACAGTCATATTACTTAAGCTCAGTGCTATtaagttattttattgtttattttcctAAACAGCATTCACACAGGAGCAACAGAATTGGGACTCAGATGAGTTTGTAAGTAAAAACAgcaagttattattattttttggccacttttaCTTGCACAAATGTAAGGGTAAAAGTAATTAATTCAAactatattttaatgttaattaatatGTACATATTACAGAAGGAATAGTTTAAAAAACTGCCTTCTCTGATATGTGTTGCTGTCTATGCTATGTTCAGGACAATGACAGCGATGAAAACTATGAGGAAGTGGACCCTGAAGAAAGCGAAAACTACATCCCTGCTGTGACTGAGACACAGTCAGCTGAGGAACAAGACAATGAAGAGTGCTATGAGTGCTTTGATGGTAACTTTGAGCTGCCTTTGTCCCCACACATATTGAAGCCACCTCAGACTTACCAGAATATCACAGatagtcctgtgtgtgtgtttgtgtatgtagaGCCTGTGCATGATCCTCCGCCTGTTGAACGGACCTCCAAACGTCCAAATCGTGCCCTACCAAGAGTGAAACACTCCCCTCCGGAACCTTTCAGACCACCACCAAGTCACTGTAAATTTACTTACTCGTGACATTTGTGGGCAGAAATACAATGTGCCAAATAAGTCATCCTTATCTAAAATTATTTTGTCGTCCTGAACAGCAGCCAGCCAACCAAGTACGCATATCGACAGGAGCAAGAAGCCTGGACAATCCGGCCAGTTTCCAAAATTAAGTATGAGCTGCTCATTGTGTGTTTGAGGTTGTGGTAAATCATGTTAAAGAGTGTGACAATTTAATACATTTCCATTTCAAACTATCAATCATGTCCACAAGAGGGCAGCGCTGTCAAGGCTCTTGGCTCATTCAGCAGCAAGTTCCGTCCACCGAAGGCCCCTAAGCCTACAGAGCTTTCTAAAATGTAGGTCAACCTGAACAATCA encodes:
- the LOC128363070 gene encoding protein Wnt-8a-like — its product is MGPLNLLTAMVLSISCHFQSASAWTVNNFLMTGPKAFLTYASSVQGGAQSGIQECKHQFALDRWNCPESTLQLSTLNGLRSATRETSFVHAISAAGVMYTLTKNCSMGDFDNCGCDDSRIGQTGGRGWIWGGCSDNVAFGEKISKQFVDALEDGHDSRAAVNLHNNEAGRLAIKATMRKACKCHGVSGSCSIQTCWMQLADFREVGNYLKMKHEHAKKLEMDKKPARAGNSADNRGAITHAFRNIARTELIYLEDSPDYCLKNQSVGYQGTEGRECLKGDKNMSQWERKSCRRLCYECGLRVVEKRIEVVSSCNCKFHWCCTVKCEKCTQVVTKYYCARKDNGRKAHNKSKRKHRARRH
- the LOC128363080 gene encoding protein Wnt-8a-like; the encoded protein is MVQLLFWLLPLLYKITPGYAWVASNFLMTGPKAYLTYARSVQVGAQSGIEECKHQFAWDRWNCPDSAVQLRGLRRATRETSFVHAISAAGVMYTLTRNCSLGDLDDCGCDVSKNGKIGGRGWLWGGCSDNVDFGERISKQYVDAQETGQDSRAAVNLHNNEAGRQAVKATMKRICRCHGMSESCSVQTCWTQLSDFRDIGNYLKIKHGQAQKMDIDKKRMRAGNSADNRGAIVDAFGSISRTELVYLEDSPDYCRRNSSTGLYGTEGRECLQHGEGLTQWERRSCRRLCHECGLRVEEKRTEVVSSCNCKFHWCCKVNCEDCSQVIVKYVCARRDGGEGHGFRRRYRGPK